Proteins encoded in a region of the Carassius gibelio isolate Cgi1373 ecotype wild population from Czech Republic chromosome B5, carGib1.2-hapl.c, whole genome shotgun sequence genome:
- the LOC127957796 gene encoding cyclin-dependent kinase 7, whose translation MALDVKSRAKRYEKLDFLGEGQFATVYKARDKTTNTIVAIKKIKVGHRTEAKDGINRTALREIKLLQELSHPNIIGLLDAFGHKSNISLVFDFMETDLEVIIKDTSLVLTPANIKAYILMTLQGLEYMHNHWILHRDLKPNNLLLDENGVLKLADFGLAKAFGSPNRVYTHQVVTRWYRAPELLFGARMYGVGVDMWAVGCILAELLLRVPFLAGDSDLDQLTKIFEALGTPTEETWPGMSNLPDYVSFKLFPGTPLEHIFSAAGDDLLELLKGLFTFNPCTRTTASQALKMRYFSIRPGPTPGPQLPRPNSSTEALKEKENLLIGIKRKRDSIEQGTLKKKLVF comes from the exons ATGGCATTAGATGTGAAATCCAGAGCGAAGCGTTATGAAAAGCTGGACTTTCTTGGTGAAGGACAG TTTGCAACTGTGTACAAGGCAAGAGACAAAACCACAAACACTATTGTTGCTATTAAAAAG ATAAAAGTGGGGCACAGGACAGAAGCCAAAGATG GCATCAACAGAACAGCCCTTCGAGAGATTAAGTTGTTGCAAGAGCTCAGTCATCCGAACATTATTGGT CTCTTGGATGCTTTTGGACACAAATCCAACATCAGTCTTGTCTTTGACTTTATGGAGACAGATCTCGAG GTGATTATAAAGGACACCAGTCTTGTATTAACTCCAGCCAATATAAAGGCATACATCCTAATGACGTTACAGGGTCTGGAATACATGCACAATCACTGGATCCTGCACAGG gaTCTGAAACCCAATAATTTGCTACTGGATGAAAATGGAGTCCTGAAGCTGGCTGATTTTGGCTTGGCCAAAGCGTTTGGAAGCCCGAACCGAGTGTATACACATCAAGTTGTTACAAG ATGGTATCGTGCCCCAGAGCTGCTCTTCGGTGCCAGGATGTACGGCGTGGGTGTGGACATGTGGGCAGTTGGCTGCATTCTTGCTGAGCTTTTACTCCGA GTGCCATTTTTAGCTGGTGATTCAGACTTGGACCAGCTGACAAAGATATTTGAAGCTTTGGGAACTCCAACAGAGGAGACATGGCCT GGGATGTCCAATCTTCCGGACTATGTGTCATTTAAACTATTTCCTGGCACGCCGTTGGAGCACATCTTCAGCGCAGCTGGCGATGACCTCCTGGAGCTTCTGAAGGGATTATTCACCTTTAACCCCTGCACACGCACTACAGCTTCACAG GCTTTGAAGATGAGATATTTCAGCATTAGACCAGGACCCACCCCAGGACCTCAGCTTCCCAGACCAAACTCCTCAACAGAAGCCCTGAAGGAGAAAGAAAACCTGTTGATTGGAATCAAGAGAAAACGTGACAGTATTGAACAGG GTACCCTTAAAAAGAAACTGGTTTTCTGA